A region of Pseudomonadota bacterium DNA encodes the following proteins:
- the prfB gene encoding peptide chain release factor 2 (programmed frameshift) — protein MPMQPAEIGEALSGIVQRFETLGGVFDVGGLRRQLDNLNHRVQQPEFWADAERAQRTLSERSDLERTLQQLERLEREVSEMQQLLELATAERDESVLAELSEQLPELERGLRELELRRMLSGPEDTADAIVSISPGAGGIDAQDWAEMLTRMYLRWCERRGFATEIVDRQPADDAGIKDTSFLVRGRYAYGFLRAENGVHRLIRISPFDSNARRHTSFAAVQVVPDLEEDVGDIEIRSEDLRVDTYRASGKGGQHVNRTESAVRLTHLPTGMVAACQAERSQHKNKATAMKMLRGRLYEKARQEREAQFAQTYTAGKLAIGFGSQVRTYTLAPYTLVKDERTEYKVGDAGRVLDGDLDGFIEAYLLKAADGAQSVSSIDSESTH, from the exons AGCCTGCAGAGATCGGCGAGGCCCTCTCGGGAATCGTCCAGCGTTTCGAGACGCTG GGAGGTGTCTTTGACGTCGGTGGACTGCGGCGGCAGCTCGACAACCTCAATCACCGCGTGCAACAGCCGGAATTCTGGGCCGATGCGGAGCGCGCCCAGCGGACGTTGAGCGAGCGCTCCGACCTCGAGCGGACCCTGCAGCAGCTGGAGCGCCTTGAGCGGGAAGTCAGCGAGATGCAGCAGCTTCTTGAGCTCGCAACCGCGGAACGGGACGAGAGCGTGCTCGCGGAGCTGAGCGAGCAGCTCCCGGAGCTGGAGCGCGGCCTTCGAGAGCTTGAGCTCCGAAGGATGCTCTCAGGGCCCGAAGATACTGCCGACGCCATCGTGAGCATCAGCCCGGGCGCGGGTGGAATCGACGCGCAGGACTGGGCCGAGATGTTGACTCGGATGTACCTGCGCTGGTGCGAGCGGCGCGGGTTCGCCACCGAGATCGTGGATCGCCAGCCCGCCGATGACGCAGGTATCAAGGACACTTCGTTTCTTGTACGCGGGAGGTATGCGTACGGGTTCTTGCGGGCAGAAAACGGAGTGCATAGATTGATACGTATCAGCCCGTTTGACTCCAACGCACGCAGGCACACGAGCTTTGCAGCAGTGCAGGTAGTGCCGGATCTGGAAGAGGACGTTGGCGACATCGAAATCCGCAGCGAGGATCTGCGTGTCGACACCTACCGGGCCAGCGGCAAGGGCGGCCAGCATGTCAACCGCACCGAGTCCGCGGTGCGGCTGACTCATCTGCCAACGGGCATGGTCGCGGCCTGCCAGGCTGAACGCTCACAGCACAAGAACAAGGCCACCGCCATGAAGATGCTGCGGGGGCGCCTGTACGAGAAGGCGAGGCAGGAGCGCGAGGCGCAGTTCGCGCAGACCTACACCGCCGGCAAGCTAGCGATCGGCTTTGGCTCTCAGGTGCGGACCTACACGCTGGCCCCATACACGCTGGTCAAGGACGAGCGCACCGAGTACAAGGTCGGCGACGCCGGGCGGGTCCTGGACGGCGACCTGGATGGGTTTATCGAGGCCTACCTGCTCAAGGCGGCCGATGGCGCGCAATCGGTGAGCTCGATCGACAGCGAGAGCACGCACTGA